The proteins below are encoded in one region of Fimbriimonadaceae bacterium:
- a CDS encoding acyl-CoA thioesterase, with protein sequence MHDELPDYFTEERIRVRYGETDQMGHAYYANYLYWFEQARGAWCRDRGFTYKSLEDMGYRLPAVEAHLRYKGEVKYDDWIVVRVWMPEIKRAAMRFAYQVYNESSGTVVTEGYTWHVLVGSQMKAVSIPPEIRAMLERDPRAHPRVDQP encoded by the coding sequence TTGCACGACGAACTTCCGGATTACTTCACGGAAGAGCGGATCCGCGTCCGCTATGGCGAGACCGACCAGATGGGCCACGCTTACTATGCCAACTACCTTTATTGGTTTGAGCAAGCGCGCGGGGCCTGGTGCCGAGACCGTGGATTCACCTACAAGAGCTTGGAGGATATGGGCTATAGGCTGCCTGCTGTAGAGGCTCACTTACGCTATAAGGGTGAAGTCAAGTATGACGACTGGATCGTGGTAAGGGTTTGGATGCCCGAGATCAAGCGCGCGGCGATGAGGTTTGCGTACCAAGTCTACAACGAGTCGTCAGGGACGGTGGTCACGGAAGGTTACACCTGGCACGTACTCGTGGGATCGCAGATGAAGGCTGTCTCGATCCCACCCGAGATCCGCGCGATGTTAGAGCGGGATCCCCGGGCGCATCCCAGGGTCGACCAACCCTAG
- a CDS encoding proline iminopeptidase-family hydrolase, which translates to MTSLFCALLALGAPAQEAISSPGHGHGAYVETADGRLYYEKSGEGPVVVLVAGGPGSGHSSFHGYFDRELKGRTVVFFDNIGRGRSDRLKDASGYTVERDAEDIEALRRHLGVERITVIGHSYGGMPAIAYAVKYPQHLDRLVLSDTLHSANGFQQNIDSCNAVAQRQSPEKWAKLMEMRKRGVKSSADEYTDLYGPCLEGVYTYDDTRPPVFFDSGDPQDRFNPEVYLAMLGDDPEWKVAGTMKRFDPRGRLKDLRVPTLICVGRHDQVAIPRVAYEMHKLIPGSRLHVFEKSGHWPWLEEKQIYFEVVNGFLGQS; encoded by the coding sequence GTGACGAGCTTGTTCTGCGCGCTTCTCGCGCTCGGGGCCCCCGCCCAGGAGGCGATCTCTTCCCCGGGCCACGGTCATGGCGCATACGTTGAGACTGCCGACGGCCGGCTCTACTATGAGAAGAGCGGTGAGGGCCCGGTCGTGGTATTAGTCGCGGGAGGGCCGGGATCCGGGCACTCCAGCTTCCACGGCTATTTCGACCGTGAATTGAAGGGCCGCACGGTGGTCTTCTTCGACAACATCGGCCGGGGGCGGTCAGATCGGCTGAAGGACGCGAGCGGCTACACGGTGGAACGTGACGCGGAAGACATCGAGGCTTTGCGCAGGCACCTAGGGGTCGAGCGGATAACCGTCATCGGACACTCGTATGGAGGCATGCCGGCGATCGCCTATGCCGTCAAGTACCCACAGCACCTTGACCGCCTGGTGCTCTCCGACACCCTTCACAGTGCGAACGGGTTCCAGCAGAACATCGATTCCTGCAACGCGGTCGCCCAGCGCCAATCTCCCGAAAAATGGGCGAAGCTCATGGAGATGCGAAAACGGGGGGTGAAGAGCAGCGCGGACGAATACACCGACCTCTATGGGCCGTGCCTCGAAGGGGTCTACACCTACGACGACACGAGACCTCCGGTCTTCTTCGACTCGGGCGACCCCCAGGACCGGTTCAACCCAGAGGTCTACCTGGCGATGCTCGGCGACGATCCTGAGTGGAAAGTCGCCGGCACCATGAAGCGGTTCGACCCGCGTGGCCGCCTCAAGGACTTGAGGGTGCCGACGCTCATCTGCGTGGGACGGCACGACCAGGTCGCGATTCCCAGGGTGGCCTACGAGATGCACAAACTGATTCCCGGTTCGAGGCTCCACGTGTTCGAAAAGAGCGGCCACTGGCCCTGGCTCGAGGAGAAGCAAATCTACTTTGAGGTGGTCAATGGGTTTTTGGGCCAGTCGTAA
- a CDS encoding peptidoglycan DD-metalloendopeptidase family protein produces the protein MGALVAATSPESAIAQSTQLKSRGLKTRLSSVQKQAQGVRAELKEKKKQVFQVAEDLRQLDSQMTTLEESLANTRDQLEKERKEQAALVEQLRQGEVKLEEKRIMAARRIRSMYMSSNETALSLLIGARTLSDFASRQALLERIAHRDRALFEEVKILCEQVAAKKKVQDAQVLRIAKLESTQSAEQSRLDAVKARKATALGRLRNERNELEDELAAMERTSKELQAQILAFQTQNQGRFETYRGGFRSPVSGRHTSGFGYRIHPITHTRRLHTGVDIAAPTGTPIYAAGSGVVISAGWRNGYGNAVVIDHGGGRSTLYGHCSRLFVQEGQKVSAGHHIAAVGSTGFSTGPHLHFEVRINGVPVDPRGR, from the coding sequence ATGGGCGCCCTGGTGGCTGCGACCTCGCCCGAATCGGCCATCGCCCAAAGCACCCAACTCAAGTCGCGCGGACTGAAGACCCGGCTTTCTTCGGTCCAGAAGCAGGCCCAGGGCGTGCGCGCGGAGCTTAAGGAGAAGAAGAAGCAGGTGTTCCAGGTGGCCGAGGACCTGCGTCAGCTCGACAGCCAGATGACGACCCTGGAGGAGAGCCTGGCGAACACTCGCGACCAGCTTGAGAAAGAGCGGAAAGAACAAGCCGCGCTCGTCGAGCAGCTGCGGCAGGGCGAGGTAAAGCTTGAGGAGAAGCGGATCATGGCCGCGCGGCGCATCCGTTCCATGTACATGTCTTCGAATGAGACGGCCTTATCCCTCCTGATCGGCGCACGCACTCTTTCCGATTTCGCCTCCCGGCAAGCGCTGCTCGAACGCATCGCACATCGAGACCGCGCGCTCTTTGAGGAGGTGAAGATCCTGTGCGAACAGGTCGCGGCTAAGAAGAAGGTGCAGGATGCGCAGGTCTTGCGGATCGCCAAGCTGGAAAGCACCCAGTCGGCCGAGCAGTCTCGACTTGACGCGGTGAAAGCTAGGAAGGCGACGGCCCTCGGCCGGTTGCGCAACGAACGCAACGAGCTCGAAGACGAACTCGCCGCGATGGAGAGGACGAGTAAGGAGCTGCAAGCCCAGATCCTTGCTTTCCAGACTCAAAACCAAGGGCGGTTTGAAACGTACCGAGGCGGCTTCCGTTCGCCCGTGAGTGGCCGGCACACCAGCGGCTTCGGCTACCGCATCCACCCGATCACCCACACTCGGCGGCTCCATACCGGGGTCGATATCGCTGCCCCCACCGGCACCCCGATCTATGCTGCGGGCTCAGGCGTTGTGATCTCCGCCGGTTGGCGCAACGGTTACGGCAACGCGGTCGTGATCGACCACGGTGGCGGCCGGTCCACCCTCTATGGCCACTGCTCGAGGCTCTTTGTGCAAGAGGGCCAGAAAGTTTCCGCCGGGCATCACATCGCCGCCGTCGGCTCCACCGGCTTCTCAACCGGTCCCCACCTGCACTTCGAAGTCCGCATCAATGGGGTGCCGGTAGACCCCCGTGGGCGTTAG
- the msrB gene encoding peptide-methionine (R)-S-oxide reductase MsrB has translation MQQEIVNLNQESPKREDKLVLSDEEWRKRLTPEQYRILRAKGTEPAFCGVNLESKGPGVYHCVGCDLPLFRNTEKFDSGSGWPSFFEPITKDALWYKSDKGFGMVRTEILCARCDGHLGHVFEDGPPPSGLRYCLNGQVLKFVPEK, from the coding sequence ATGCAGCAGGAAATCGTCAATTTGAACCAGGAAAGCCCGAAGCGCGAAGACAAGCTCGTGCTCTCGGACGAAGAGTGGCGCAAGCGACTTACCCCCGAGCAGTACCGAATACTCCGTGCCAAGGGCACGGAGCCGGCGTTCTGCGGCGTGAACTTAGAGAGCAAAGGCCCCGGCGTCTACCACTGCGTGGGGTGTGACCTGCCCCTCTTTCGGAACACGGAAAAGTTCGATTCGGGCAGCGGCTGGCCCTCTTTCTTCGAACCCATCACCAAAGACGCCCTTTGGTACAAGAGCGATAAGGGCTTCGGCATGGTGAGGACAGAGATCCTTTGCGCGCGGTGCGACGGTCACCTTGGCCATGTGTTCGAAGACGGGCCTCCGCCCAGCGGCTTGCGCTACTGCCTTAACGGCCAGGTCCTCAAGTTCGTCCCAGAAAAGTAA
- a CDS encoding class I SAM-dependent rRNA methyltransferase, with translation MSGTPVVRLKRGKERKVRNFYPWIQRGECRAEGVADGEVADLVDADGDFLARGTYNSQSRFLFRVLSLDKAERIDEAFFFGRIQEAERKRKELITGTDSYRLVFGEADGLSGLIVDRYVDQLIVQVRSLGMERLKPLWMPALQAATGARGAYERSEMAGRAEEGLEPVAGLLFGEVPESIPIIENGLRYIVPLKEGLKTGFYLDQRETRRQFREAVQPGQKVLDAFCYSGSFALNAAKAGALAYGVDIHTAAIESAREHATTNGLEAVFVEANVFDWLKADTLGPYDWIVLDPPAIAKTESKRNSLKWAIWRLVHDALPILKPGGRMIVCNCSYQLSLTETVETCRLAGSDRGRQLYFERVTLQDLDHPAPIHFPEALYLKCVWLRG, from the coding sequence ATGAGTGGCACACCGGTGGTTCGCCTGAAGCGCGGGAAGGAAAGAAAGGTCCGCAATTTCTACCCGTGGATCCAGCGCGGGGAGTGCCGTGCTGAAGGCGTCGCCGATGGGGAAGTCGCGGACCTGGTGGACGCAGACGGCGACTTTCTTGCGAGAGGCACCTACAACTCCCAGAGCAGGTTCCTGTTCCGGGTCTTGAGCCTCGACAAGGCGGAAAGGATCGACGAGGCCTTCTTCTTCGGCCGGATCCAGGAGGCTGAGCGGAAGCGAAAGGAACTCATCACGGGCACGGACTCCTACCGCCTCGTTTTCGGCGAGGCCGACGGACTCTCCGGGCTCATAGTGGACCGCTATGTCGACCAGCTTATCGTGCAAGTCCGCTCTCTCGGCATGGAGCGGTTGAAGCCCCTCTGGATGCCGGCGCTGCAGGCCGCGACGGGGGCCAGGGGTGCATACGAGCGGAGCGAGATGGCGGGCCGTGCGGAGGAAGGGCTCGAACCGGTCGCAGGCTTGCTCTTCGGCGAAGTCCCCGAATCCATCCCGATCATCGAGAACGGGCTTCGCTATATCGTTCCGCTGAAGGAGGGCCTGAAGACCGGCTTTTATCTTGACCAACGAGAAACGCGGCGCCAGTTCCGCGAGGCGGTGCAGCCAGGTCAAAAGGTGCTGGATGCGTTCTGCTATTCCGGCTCCTTTGCCCTGAACGCGGCCAAGGCGGGAGCCTTGGCCTATGGCGTAGACATCCATACCGCGGCCATTGAGTCCGCCCGCGAACATGCCACGACCAACGGCCTTGAAGCCGTCTTCGTCGAAGCCAACGTGTTCGACTGGCTCAAAGCGGACACCCTCGGGCCTTACGACTGGATCGTGCTCGATCCCCCTGCCATCGCCAAGACCGAGTCGAAGAGGAACTCGCTCAAATGGGCGATCTGGCGGCTCGTGCACGACGCCCTTCCGATACTGAAGCCGGGTGGGCGTATGATCGTCTGCAACTGCTCGTACCAGCTCTCGCTGACGGAGACGGTCGAGACCTGCCGCCTCGCGGGGAGCGACCGGGGTCGTCAACTCTATTTTGAGCGCGTCACGCTCCAGGACCTCGACCACCCCGCCCCGATCCACTTCCCTGAAGCCCTCTATCTGAAGTGCGTTTGGCTCCGCGGGTGA
- the rpsM gene encoding 30S ribosomal protein S13, with protein sequence MARISGVDLPRDKGAYYGIQSIFGIGPYRANAILQQTGIDPRKKVRDLTDEEVGRLRNLIEQDYEVEGDLRREIYSNIRRLIEIGCYRGLRHRRGLPTRGQNTRRNARTRKGKAKTVAGKKKAKK encoded by the coding sequence ATGGCACGTATCTCCGGCGTCGACCTTCCGCGCGACAAGGGCGCCTACTACGGCATCCAAAGCATCTTCGGCATCGGCCCCTATCGCGCCAACGCGATCTTGCAGCAGACGGGGATCGACCCGCGCAAGAAGGTGCGCGACCTCACCGACGAAGAGGTGGGCCGCCTGCGCAACCTGATCGAGCAGGATTACGAGGTGGAGGGCGACCTTCGCCGCGAGATTTATTCGAACATCCGCCGCCTGATCGAGATCGGCTGCTACCGCGGGCTGAGGCACCGCCGCGGCCTGCCGACGCGCGGCCAGAACACCCGCCGCAACGCCCGCACCCGAAAGGGCAAGGCCAAGACCGTCGCCGGGAAGAAGAAGGCTAAGAAGTAA
- the rpmJ gene encoding 50S ribosomal protein L36 — protein sequence MKVRASVKKICDKCKIIKRAGVVRVICINPKHKQRQG from the coding sequence ATGAAGGTACGCGCGAGCGTGAAGAAGATCTGCGACAAGTGCAAGATCATTAAGCGGGCGGGAGTCGTCCGCGTGATCTGCATTAACCCCAAGCACAAGCAGAGGCAGGGGTAA
- a CDS encoding DNA-directed RNA polymerase subunit alpha codes for MPFIQTLDINQEYAKFVLEPLERGYGQTIGNALRRVLLSSIQGAAVTAIKVDKVFHEFAPIPGVKEDTNELLLNLKDLAIRWQFEGAPPEEGVIRLDVKGPGRVTGADVECPPGLSVVNPEAYIATISDPKANLTAEFYIGWGTGYVLPERHERYKGVIGIIPTGSQYTPVRKVNYTVEPTRVGMRTDYERLVLEVWTNGACAPNDAVTQAAHILDKYFRMFFELGNAGLDVLIGAEEDLAPELANVPELKIEELDFSQRTFNCLRRAGILTLRQLAAVNEVDLTSIRGFGKKSLNEVRDKLQEHGIELKAAKGGFINLDLLDDEDDF; via the coding sequence ATGCCGTTTATCCAGACCCTCGATATCAACCAAGAGTACGCGAAGTTCGTCCTCGAGCCGCTTGAACGCGGCTATGGGCAGACGATCGGCAACGCCCTGCGCCGGGTGCTGCTGAGCAGTATCCAGGGCGCGGCCGTCACGGCGATCAAAGTCGACAAGGTCTTCCACGAGTTCGCCCCGATCCCGGGCGTAAAGGAAGACACCAACGAGCTTCTGCTGAACCTGAAAGACCTCGCCATCCGATGGCAGTTCGAAGGGGCGCCGCCGGAAGAAGGCGTCATCCGCCTCGACGTCAAAGGCCCCGGCCGGGTCACGGGTGCAGACGTCGAGTGCCCGCCTGGACTCAGCGTCGTCAACCCCGAGGCCTATATCGCGACGATCAGCGACCCGAAGGCGAACCTCACCGCGGAGTTCTACATCGGCTGGGGCACCGGTTATGTCCTGCCCGAGCGGCACGAGCGCTATAAGGGCGTGATCGGGATCATCCCCACGGGCAGCCAGTACACGCCCGTGAGGAAGGTCAACTATACGGTCGAACCGACCCGCGTGGGAATGCGGACCGACTATGAGAGGCTCGTGCTCGAAGTCTGGACCAACGGAGCTTGCGCACCGAACGACGCCGTCACCCAGGCCGCGCACATCCTCGACAAATATTTCCGCATGTTCTTCGAGCTCGGCAATGCCGGCTTGGACGTGCTCATCGGCGCCGAGGAAGACCTCGCGCCGGAACTCGCCAATGTTCCCGAACTCAAGATCGAGGAGCTTGATTTCAGCCAGCGCACGTTCAACTGCCTGCGCCGCGCCGGGATCTTGACGCTCCGCCAGCTTGCCGCTGTGAACGAGGTCGACCTGACCTCGATCCGAGGCTTCGGCAAGAAGTCGCTCAACGAGGTCCGGGACAAACTCCAGGAACACGGGATCGAGTTGAAAGCGGCCAAAGGCGGCTTCATCAACCTCGACCTTCTCGACGACGAGGACGATTTCTAA
- a CDS encoding proline racemase family protein, protein MRIDVVDSHTGGEPTRMVFGDHLGLAGDAIQIRNELSRSHDWLRRTLCLEPRGSDVAVGAVVTPTESAEPGYDVVFFNNVGYLGMCGHGLIGVVESLRFLGQIAPGRHTFHTPAGRVTVDLLDDSRVEVKNVPSYCYQQSVVVDTSHDRPVLGDLAYGGNWFFLTDHTDHHLGSINVHDLHEFSLGVRAALSRAGLTGPEGEVIDHIALFGAPSDSTLSAQNFVLCPGGAFDRSPCGTGTSAKLACLAARGDLLPGEVWRQEGISGSVFEAWYEPAGENQVTPYIRGRAFVTAETRINLDPEDPFRHGFRLNSSLGLVDPGMRPGIPL, encoded by the coding sequence ATGCGCATCGACGTTGTCGACAGCCACACGGGCGGCGAGCCTACGAGAATGGTTTTCGGCGACCATCTGGGCTTGGCAGGCGACGCCATCCAGATACGGAACGAGCTGAGCCGTTCTCACGATTGGCTCCGTCGCACGCTTTGCCTTGAGCCGCGCGGCAGCGACGTGGCGGTTGGGGCGGTCGTGACCCCGACGGAGTCCGCGGAACCCGGCTACGACGTCGTCTTCTTCAACAACGTGGGCTACCTCGGCATGTGCGGCCATGGTCTCATTGGCGTGGTCGAGAGCCTCCGCTTCCTCGGACAGATCGCTCCTGGCCGGCACACGTTTCACACGCCGGCGGGCCGAGTCACGGTCGATCTGCTCGACGATTCCAGGGTCGAAGTGAAAAACGTGCCCTCCTATTGCTATCAACAGAGCGTGGTCGTCGACACAAGTCACGACCGCCCGGTCCTGGGGGACTTGGCCTATGGGGGCAACTGGTTCTTCCTCACGGACCATACGGACCACCACCTCGGCTCGATCAACGTTCACGACCTTCACGAGTTCAGCCTCGGGGTGCGGGCGGCCCTTTCGCGCGCGGGGCTGACCGGCCCAGAGGGTGAAGTCATCGACCACATCGCCCTTTTCGGTGCGCCGAGCGACAGCACCCTCAGCGCGCAGAACTTTGTGCTTTGCCCGGGCGGCGCCTTCGACCGCTCGCCCTGCGGAACCGGGACGTCCGCGAAGCTCGCCTGCCTCGCCGCGCGGGGCGACCTGCTCCCCGGTGAGGTATGGCGCCAAGAGGGCATTTCAGGGAGCGTTTTCGAGGCTTGGTATGAGCCGGCGGGCGAGAACCAGGTGACGCCCTATATTCGGGGCCGTGCCTTCGTCACGGCGGAAACGCGAATCAATCTGGATCCCGAAGACCCGTTCCGGCACGGCTTTCGTCTGAACTCGTCCCTAGGGTTGGTCGACCCTGGGATGCGCCCGGGGATCCCGCTCTAA
- the rpsK gene encoding 30S ribosomal protein S11 has protein sequence MARKPTTRGKQKDKRQVAHGHAYIHSSFNNTIVTITDPQGNALCWASSGHVGFKGSRKGTPFAAQLSAEKCANKAKDHGMESVDVYVSGPGGGRETAIRSLNATGLEVRSIRDITKVPHNGCRPPKKRRV, from the coding sequence ATGGCAAGGAAGCCCACGACCCGCGGGAAGCAAAAGGACAAGCGCCAGGTCGCCCACGGCCACGCCTATATCCACTCGTCGTTCAACAATACGATCGTCACGATCACGGACCCCCAAGGCAACGCCTTGTGCTGGGCGAGCAGCGGCCACGTCGGCTTCAAAGGAAGCCGGAAGGGCACGCCGTTCGCCGCGCAGCTCAGCGCGGAAAAGTGCGCCAACAAGGCTAAGGACCATGGCATGGAGAGCGTCGACGTCTATGTCAGCGGCCCCGGCGGAGGACGCGAGACCGCGATCCGCTCGCTGAACGCCACTGGGTTGGAAGTCCGCTCGATCCGCGACATCACCAAGGTTCCACACAACGGGTGCCGGCCCCCCAAGAAGCGCCGGGTCTAA
- the rplQ gene encoding 50S ribosomal protein L17 produces the protein MRHKVDRRKLGLPSDQRRALLTNLARQFVRVGYVHTTMGRAKELRRIVERLITIGKEDTLHARRKARQILVGHSRSSAMPEELLGKTEAEKLEFMKANSLINGEDLVNHLFRNVSPLYKDRPGGYTRLTRTGTRRGDAAETAVLELVRD, from the coding sequence ATGCGACACAAGGTTGATCGACGAAAGCTCGGGTTGCCGAGCGACCAGCGCCGCGCGCTTCTGACGAACCTGGCCCGCCAGTTCGTCCGGGTCGGGTATGTCCACACGACCATGGGCCGCGCCAAAGAGCTTCGGCGCATCGTCGAGCGCCTCATCACGATCGGAAAGGAAGACACGCTCCACGCCCGACGAAAGGCGCGGCAGATCCTCGTCGGCCACAGCCGCTCCAGCGCGATGCCGGAAGAATTGCTGGGCAAGACCGAGGCCGAGAAGCTGGAGTTCATGAAGGCCAACAGCCTGATCAACGGGGAGGATCTCGTCAACCACCTTTTCCGGAACGTCTCGCCACTTTACAAAGACCGGCCCGGCGGCTACACCCGCCTGACCCGGACCGGAACGCGAAGGGGCGACGCCGCCGAAACGGCCGTCCTGGAACTTGTCCGGGACTGA
- a CDS encoding ABC transporter permease — protein sequence MLDRLEFLLGEAMTALRRNAWMTFAAITTAAMALFLLGGLGYAYLGLAHFVQGLGDKSEVKIFLKDSIPTSEARALRAKILAIPGTQTVRFVSREDGLREFAKDNPNVDVNGLFKDNPLPNSYVIRVKDISNFNGVVAALKALPEVEKDGVKFAKAEQDFLSNAMRAVPWLGVTLGGVMLLTSGVLIYNAIRLTILARRREIRIMQLVGATRGMVWTPMLIEGLVQGAIGGLLAAGILWATDNLVQSTVVRNFSAMGGGQPFPLNQALILLSAAGAAYGLICSSIAVRETARPTRRPL from the coding sequence ATGCTTGACCGATTAGAGTTCTTGCTGGGTGAAGCGATGACGGCGCTACGCCGTAACGCGTGGATGACCTTCGCCGCGATCACAACAGCGGCCATGGCGCTCTTTCTGCTCGGTGGACTGGGTTACGCCTACCTGGGACTTGCCCACTTTGTCCAAGGCCTGGGCGATAAGAGCGAGGTCAAGATATTCCTTAAGGATTCGATCCCAACCAGCGAGGCGCGGGCACTACGGGCGAAGATCCTCGCAATCCCAGGCACACAAACGGTCAGGTTTGTCTCGCGCGAAGACGGCCTGCGCGAGTTCGCCAAGGACAACCCGAACGTCGACGTCAATGGACTCTTTAAGGATAATCCGCTTCCGAACTCCTACGTTATCCGCGTAAAGGACATCTCAAACTTTAATGGCGTGGTCGCCGCCTTAAAGGCCCTGCCTGAGGTTGAAAAGGACGGCGTAAAATTTGCGAAAGCCGAGCAAGACTTCCTTTCTAACGCGATGCGCGCCGTGCCATGGTTGGGCGTGACCCTTGGCGGAGTCATGTTGCTCACCAGCGGCGTCTTGATCTACAATGCCATACGGCTTACGATCCTGGCTCGACGGCGCGAGATTAGGATCATGCAGCTGGTGGGGGCGACACGGGGGATGGTTTGGACGCCAATGCTGATCGAGGGCCTTGTCCAAGGGGCGATCGGGGGCTTGCTGGCCGCCGGCATCCTGTGGGCGACGGACAACCTCGTGCAGTCGACCGTGGTCAGAAACTTCTCCGCCATGGGCGGCGGCCAACCTTTTCCTCTCAACCAGGCCCTTATCCTTCTCTCCGCAGCCGGTGCCGCCTATGGCTTGATCTGCTCGTCCATCGCCGTGCGAGAAACCGCAAGACCCACACGGAGGCCCCTCTGA
- a CDS encoding radical SAM protein, with amino-acid sequence MSQFVLEIVEESSELPSTNAVSVSNRWVGKILHPATGRIDSFDYSLNPYVGCAFACSYCYAAFFVSDDLKAEEWGKWVEVKRNALGTLRRERHLLPGAKILLGSVTDCYQPLEARLRLTRSLLEEMVQVAPQPKVVVQTRSPLVERDIDLFRKFTDIRVNMTVTTDDDEVRRRYEPSCASIERRLAAITMLKQAGIQTGLSISPVLPVRNPERFAEMLRATGADKVTAGTFHVGTRKFASGTRPGALALAEEDGWTAERARNTILTLQRLLPNLRTWEEARRAA; translated from the coding sequence GTGAGTCAATTCGTCCTGGAGATAGTCGAGGAATCTTCCGAACTGCCTTCGACTAACGCGGTCAGCGTCTCGAACCGTTGGGTCGGGAAGATTTTGCACCCGGCCACCGGGCGGATCGACTCGTTCGACTACAGCCTCAATCCCTACGTCGGTTGCGCCTTTGCTTGCAGCTATTGCTATGCCGCGTTCTTCGTCAGCGACGATTTGAAGGCGGAGGAATGGGGCAAGTGGGTCGAGGTGAAGCGCAACGCTCTCGGGACTTTGCGGCGGGAGCGGCACCTATTGCCCGGCGCGAAGATCCTCTTGGGTTCGGTCACAGACTGTTACCAGCCGTTGGAGGCCCGGCTGAGGTTGACGCGGTCGCTTCTTGAGGAAATGGTCCAGGTCGCCCCGCAGCCGAAAGTGGTCGTCCAGACCAGGTCGCCGCTTGTAGAGCGAGACATAGACCTGTTCCGCAAGTTCACGGATATTCGAGTGAACATGACCGTGACCACTGACGACGACGAGGTGCGCAGGCGCTATGAGCCCAGTTGCGCCAGCATCGAGCGGCGGCTCGCCGCGATCACGATGCTCAAGCAGGCGGGGATCCAAACGGGTCTCAGCATTTCCCCGGTCCTCCCCGTGCGGAACCCCGAGCGGTTCGCCGAGATGCTCCGGGCGACCGGGGCAGACAAGGTCACAGCCGGCACGTTCCACGTGGGCACGAGGAAGTTCGCCTCGGGCACCCGCCCAGGGGCCCTCGCCCTTGCCGAAGAAGACGGCTGGACCGCCGAGCGGGCCCGCAACACGATTCTGACCCTACAGCGGCTCTTGCCGAACCTGCGAACTTGGGAGGAGGCCCGAAGGGCTGCATGA
- a CDS encoding ATP-binding cassette domain-containing protein, with the protein MGHPNGEGAAAYILFQDVEVAYNEMVTGLRGVSLRVEKGEFVFLCGRTGCGKSTLLKTVTREVEHTAGTVTLAGRDLATVRPAEVPLLRRQMGIVPQDFGLLPTKKVWENLGYAMRAVGKTRREVRQLVPEILERVNLLHRADAFPGQLSGGEQQRVAIGRALINNPPLLLADEPTGNLDPAQSVEITELLLQLNLRGTTVIFATHDMPIVRMVDRRTVTMEQGLIVDDSGATDCASDADPAPVEVENA; encoded by the coding sequence ATGGGGCACCCGAATGGGGAGGGTGCGGCGGCATACATCCTCTTCCAGGATGTGGAAGTCGCCTACAACGAGATGGTCACGGGCCTTAGGGGCGTATCGCTCCGGGTCGAGAAAGGCGAGTTCGTATTTCTCTGCGGCCGGACCGGTTGTGGCAAGAGCACCCTGCTTAAGACCGTCACGCGCGAGGTCGAGCATACGGCCGGCACGGTGACGCTCGCCGGTCGCGACCTGGCGACCGTCAGACCGGCGGAGGTGCCTCTCCTTCGGCGCCAGATGGGGATCGTTCCGCAAGATTTTGGGCTGTTGCCGACGAAGAAGGTCTGGGAGAACCTGGGCTATGCGATGCGGGCCGTCGGAAAGACCCGGCGGGAAGTGCGGCAATTGGTCCCAGAGATCCTCGAGCGCGTGAACCTGCTGCACCGAGCCGACGCTTTCCCAGGGCAGCTAAGCGGGGGCGAGCAGCAGCGGGTGGCCATTGGGCGCGCCCTGATCAACAATCCGCCCCTTTTGCTCGCCGACGAGCCCACCGGCAACCTCGACCCGGCGCAGAGCGTCGAGATCACAGAACTGCTCTTGCAGCTCAACTTGCGGGGGACCACCGTGATTTTTGCGACCCACGACATGCCGATCGTGCGTATGGTCGATCGCCGGACCGTGACCATGGAGCAAGGGCTGATCGTCGACGATTCCGGCGCCACGGACTGCGCGTCCGACGCAGACCCGGCGCCCGTGGAGGTCGAGAATGCTTGA